A single genomic interval of Nocardioides palaemonis harbors:
- a CDS encoding zinc ribbon domain-containing protein, whose amino-acid sequence MDDRTTPGLANQSSVRTAFRVLGPVILLVGLGFVVVGFVDFFGSMNSFQGPDKFWMLFVGLPVLFVGGALTQAGYAGTAARYVAGETMPVVKDSATYLSDGRGIAGIGRTEEAAAATGPYCRQCGTRNDADARFCDSCGQSLA is encoded by the coding sequence ATGGACGACCGCACCACACCGGGACTGGCGAACCAGTCGAGCGTACGCACGGCGTTCCGCGTCCTCGGCCCCGTGATCCTGCTCGTCGGGCTCGGCTTCGTCGTCGTCGGCTTCGTCGACTTCTTCGGGTCGATGAACTCCTTCCAGGGCCCGGACAAGTTCTGGATGCTCTTCGTCGGGCTGCCGGTCCTGTTCGTGGGCGGTGCCCTCACCCAGGCCGGCTACGCCGGCACCGCCGCGCGCTACGTCGCCGGCGAGACGATGCCGGTGGTCAAGGACTCCGCCACCTACCTCAGCGACGGTCGCGGCATCGCCGGGATCGGCCGCACCGAGGAGGCAGCCGCCGCCACCGGCCCGTACTGCCGCCAGTGCGGCACCCGCAACGACGCCGACGCACGCTTCTGCGACTCCTGCGGGCAGTCGCTTGCCTGA
- a CDS encoding GNAT family N-acetyltransferase has translation MPETDGWVVERRSITHPDAAALVEAVQQEYVARYGGRDESPVDPRDFEDPLGRFFVGYLDGEPVATGAWRRSPVRALGADVTAEVKRMYVVPAAQRRGLARRMLAHLEATAAAEGIEALVLETGMKQPEAIELYLSSGYEPVPGFGHYCGSELSRCFGRRI, from the coding sequence TTGCCTGAGACCGACGGCTGGGTCGTCGAGCGCCGGTCGATCACCCACCCCGACGCGGCCGCGCTCGTCGAGGCGGTCCAGCAGGAGTACGTCGCGCGCTACGGCGGGCGCGACGAGTCGCCCGTCGACCCGCGCGACTTCGAGGACCCGCTCGGCCGGTTCTTCGTCGGCTACCTCGACGGGGAGCCGGTCGCCACCGGGGCGTGGCGTCGCAGCCCGGTGCGGGCGCTCGGCGCCGACGTCACCGCCGAGGTGAAGCGGATGTACGTCGTCCCTGCGGCCCAGCGTCGCGGCCTCGCGCGCCGGATGCTCGCGCACCTCGAGGCGACCGCCGCCGCGGAGGGCATCGAGGCACTGGTCCTCGAGACTGGCATGAAGCAGCCGGAGGCGATCGAGCTCTACCTCTCCTCCGGCTACGAGCCGGTCCCGGGGTTCGGGCACTACTGCGGCTCCGAGCTGAGCCGCTGCTTCGGCCGCCGGATCTGA